One window from the genome of Paramisgurnus dabryanus chromosome 24, PD_genome_1.1, whole genome shotgun sequence encodes:
- the tmcc2 gene encoding transmembrane and coiled-coil domains protein 2 isoform X3, protein MTECTQTAPACTEVLDLMSDVNLDKSEVSTLGLPPSTSHGGSDGNISVEAGSDGAAGEVQRTRVALEHLQQKILKITEQIRVEQEARDDNVAEYLKLAHNADKQQASRIKQVFEKKNQKSAQTIAHLHKKLEHYHKKLKEIEQNGPARQPKDVLRDMQQGLKDVGANVRAGISGFGGGVVEGVKGGVSALTHTAVVSKPREFASLIRNKFGSADNIAHLKDHLEDGHTEETPRALSGSATLVSSPKYGSDDECSSATSGSAAGSNSGGAGGAMSGMGATMGSPRLDGHHHHHHHHHSSSSWDALLEGLQEIKASQVHMEDAIEDMKAQLQSDYTYMTQCLQEERYRCLSSVTLTHRYERLEEQLNDLTELHQNELSNLKQELASMEEKVAYQSYERARDIQEAVESCLTRITKLELQQQQQQVVQLEGVENANARALLGKLINVILALMAVLLVFVSTMANFITPLMKTRARVGATLALALFLVTLWKHWDWLEILLLPS, encoded by the exons ATGACGGAGTGCACTCAGACTGCTCCTGCATGTACAGAGGTGTTAGATTTGATGTCAGATGTTAAC CTGGATAAGAGTGAAGTGTCCACGCTGGGCCTGCCGCCCTCCACGAGTCATGGCGGTTCAGACGGGAACATCAGTGTGGAGGCAGGGTCGGACGGGGCGGCCGGCGAGGTCCAGAGAACCCGAGTGGCACTGGAACACCTGCAGCAGAAGATCCTGAAGATCACGGAGCAGATCCGTGTTGAACAGGAGGCACGTGATGATAACGTAGCTGAGTATCTCAAACTGGCCCACAACGCCGACAAACAGCAGGCGTCCCGGATCAAACAAGTGTTTGAGAAGAAGAACCAGAAGTCTGCGCAGACTATTGCACACCTGCACAAAAAACTTGAGCACTACCACAAGAAACTCAAAGAAATCGAGCAG AATGGTCCAGCACGACAGCCCAAAGACGTCTTGCGGGACATGCAACAGGGCCTTAAGGACGTTGGTGCAAACGTACGGGCGGGAATCAGTGGTTTTGGAGGAGGCGTGGTGGAAGGGGTTAAGGGCGGTGTCTCTGCTCTCACGCACACCGCTGTCGTCTCAAAACCACGAGAATTTGCAAGCCTCATCCGCAACAAGTTCGGCAGCGCCGACAACATAGCCCACCTAAAGGACCATCTGGAGGACGGACACACAGAAGAGACGCCCAGAGCTCTGAGCGGCAGCGCCACGCTCGTCTCTAGCCCCAAATACGGCAGCGATGACGAATGCTCCAGTGCAACTTCAGGGTCAGCAGCTGGTAGCAATTCGGGCGGAGCAGGCGGGGCCATGTCAGGGATGGGGGCGACCATGGGCAGCCCACGACTGGACGGACATCATCACCACCATCACCACCATCACTCATCTTCTTCTTGGGATGCTCTGCTGGAAGGTCTGCAGGAGATCAAAGCCAGCCAGGTCCACATGGAGGACGCCATCGAGGACATGAAGGCACAACTGCAAAGTGACTACACCTACATGACCCAGTGTTTACAGGAGGAGAGATACAG GTGTCTCTCTTCTGTCACACTCACACACAGGTACGAGCGTCTGGAGGAGCAACTGAATGACCTGACGGAACTTCATCAAAACGAGTTGAGCAACCTGAAGCAGGAACTAGCCAGCATGGAGGAGAAGGTTGCTTACCAGTCGTACGAGAGAGCACGAGACATACAG GAGGCAGTAGAGTCCTGTCTCACCCGCATTACCAAACTGGAGttgcagcagcagcagcagcaagtGGTTCAGCTGGAGGGTGTGGAGAACGCAAACGCCCGAGCTCTACTAGGAAAACTCATCAACGTCATTCTGGCCCTGATGGCCGTGCTACTGGTGTTCGTTTCCACCATGGCCAACTTCATCACCCCGCTCATGAAGACCCGTGCCCGTGTCGGAGCCACCCTCGCCCTGGCACTCTTTCTGGTCACTCTGTGGAAACACTGGGATTGGTTGGAGATTCTTCTACTGCCCAGCTGA
- the tmcc2 gene encoding transmembrane and coiled-coil domains protein 2 isoform X1 codes for MKDSSERQRDRQLEGYGPHTRLCSETAQPALKNMLDKSEVSTLGLPPSTSHGGSDGNISVEAGSDGAAGEVQRTRVALEHLQQKILKITEQIRVEQEARDDNVAEYLKLAHNADKQQASRIKQVFEKKNQKSAQTIAHLHKKLEHYHKKLKEIEQNGPARQPKDVLRDMQQGLKDVGANVRAGISGFGGGVVEGVKGGVSALTHTAVVSKPREFASLIRNKFGSADNIAHLKDHLEDGHTEETPRALSGSATLVSSPKYGSDDECSSATSGSAAGSNSGGAGGAMSGMGATMGSPRLDGHHHHHHHHHSSSSWDALLEGLQEIKASQVHMEDAIEDMKAQLQSDYTYMTQCLQEERYRCLSSVTLTHRYERLEEQLNDLTELHQNELSNLKQELASMEEKVAYQSYERARDIQEAVESCLTRITKLELQQQQQQVVQLEGVENANARALLGKLINVILALMAVLLVFVSTMANFITPLMKTRARVGATLALALFLVTLWKHWDWLEILLLPS; via the exons ATGAAAGATTCAtctgagagacagagagacagacagctaGAGGGATATGGCCCTCATACACGTCTCTGCAGTGAGACAGCACAGCCTGCACTGAAGAACATG CTGGATAAGAGTGAAGTGTCCACGCTGGGCCTGCCGCCCTCCACGAGTCATGGCGGTTCAGACGGGAACATCAGTGTGGAGGCAGGGTCGGACGGGGCGGCCGGCGAGGTCCAGAGAACCCGAGTGGCACTGGAACACCTGCAGCAGAAGATCCTGAAGATCACGGAGCAGATCCGTGTTGAACAGGAGGCACGTGATGATAACGTAGCTGAGTATCTCAAACTGGCCCACAACGCCGACAAACAGCAGGCGTCCCGGATCAAACAAGTGTTTGAGAAGAAGAACCAGAAGTCTGCGCAGACTATTGCACACCTGCACAAAAAACTTGAGCACTACCACAAGAAACTCAAAGAAATCGAGCAG AATGGTCCAGCACGACAGCCCAAAGACGTCTTGCGGGACATGCAACAGGGCCTTAAGGACGTTGGTGCAAACGTACGGGCGGGAATCAGTGGTTTTGGAGGAGGCGTGGTGGAAGGGGTTAAGGGCGGTGTCTCTGCTCTCACGCACACCGCTGTCGTCTCAAAACCACGAGAATTTGCAAGCCTCATCCGCAACAAGTTCGGCAGCGCCGACAACATAGCCCACCTAAAGGACCATCTGGAGGACGGACACACAGAAGAGACGCCCAGAGCTCTGAGCGGCAGCGCCACGCTCGTCTCTAGCCCCAAATACGGCAGCGATGACGAATGCTCCAGTGCAACTTCAGGGTCAGCAGCTGGTAGCAATTCGGGCGGAGCAGGCGGGGCCATGTCAGGGATGGGGGCGACCATGGGCAGCCCACGACTGGACGGACATCATCACCACCATCACCACCATCACTCATCTTCTTCTTGGGATGCTCTGCTGGAAGGTCTGCAGGAGATCAAAGCCAGCCAGGTCCACATGGAGGACGCCATCGAGGACATGAAGGCACAACTGCAAAGTGACTACACCTACATGACCCAGTGTTTACAGGAGGAGAGATACAG GTGTCTCTCTTCTGTCACACTCACACACAGGTACGAGCGTCTGGAGGAGCAACTGAATGACCTGACGGAACTTCATCAAAACGAGTTGAGCAACCTGAAGCAGGAACTAGCCAGCATGGAGGAGAAGGTTGCTTACCAGTCGTACGAGAGAGCACGAGACATACAG GAGGCAGTAGAGTCCTGTCTCACCCGCATTACCAAACTGGAGttgcagcagcagcagcagcaagtGGTTCAGCTGGAGGGTGTGGAGAACGCAAACGCCCGAGCTCTACTAGGAAAACTCATCAACGTCATTCTGGCCCTGATGGCCGTGCTACTGGTGTTCGTTTCCACCATGGCCAACTTCATCACCCCGCTCATGAAGACCCGTGCCCGTGTCGGAGCCACCCTCGCCCTGGCACTCTTTCTGGTCACTCTGTGGAAACACTGGGATTGGTTGGAGATTCTTCTACTGCCCAGCTGA
- the tmcc2 gene encoding transmembrane and coiled-coil domains protein 2 isoform X2, which produces MKDSSERQRDRQLEGYGPHTRLCSETAQPALKNMLDKSEVSTLGLPPSTSHGGSDGNISVEAGSDGAAGEVQRTRVALEHLQQKILKITEQIRVEQEARDDNVAEYLKLAHNADKQQASRIKQVFEKKNQKSAQTIAHLHKKLEHYHKKLKEIEQNGPARQPKDVLRDMQQGLKDVGANVRAGISGFGGGVVEGVKGGVSALTHTAVVSKPREFASLIRNKFGSADNIAHLKDHLEDGHTEETPRALSGSATLVSSPKYGSDDECSSATSGSAAGSNSGGAGGAMSGMGATMGSPRLDGHHHHHHHHHSSSSWDALLEGLQEIKASQVHMEDAIEDMKAQLQSDYTYMTQCLQEERYRYERLEEQLNDLTELHQNELSNLKQELASMEEKVAYQSYERARDIQEAVESCLTRITKLELQQQQQQVVQLEGVENANARALLGKLINVILALMAVLLVFVSTMANFITPLMKTRARVGATLALALFLVTLWKHWDWLEILLLPS; this is translated from the exons ATGAAAGATTCAtctgagagacagagagacagacagctaGAGGGATATGGCCCTCATACACGTCTCTGCAGTGAGACAGCACAGCCTGCACTGAAGAACATG CTGGATAAGAGTGAAGTGTCCACGCTGGGCCTGCCGCCCTCCACGAGTCATGGCGGTTCAGACGGGAACATCAGTGTGGAGGCAGGGTCGGACGGGGCGGCCGGCGAGGTCCAGAGAACCCGAGTGGCACTGGAACACCTGCAGCAGAAGATCCTGAAGATCACGGAGCAGATCCGTGTTGAACAGGAGGCACGTGATGATAACGTAGCTGAGTATCTCAAACTGGCCCACAACGCCGACAAACAGCAGGCGTCCCGGATCAAACAAGTGTTTGAGAAGAAGAACCAGAAGTCTGCGCAGACTATTGCACACCTGCACAAAAAACTTGAGCACTACCACAAGAAACTCAAAGAAATCGAGCAG AATGGTCCAGCACGACAGCCCAAAGACGTCTTGCGGGACATGCAACAGGGCCTTAAGGACGTTGGTGCAAACGTACGGGCGGGAATCAGTGGTTTTGGAGGAGGCGTGGTGGAAGGGGTTAAGGGCGGTGTCTCTGCTCTCACGCACACCGCTGTCGTCTCAAAACCACGAGAATTTGCAAGCCTCATCCGCAACAAGTTCGGCAGCGCCGACAACATAGCCCACCTAAAGGACCATCTGGAGGACGGACACACAGAAGAGACGCCCAGAGCTCTGAGCGGCAGCGCCACGCTCGTCTCTAGCCCCAAATACGGCAGCGATGACGAATGCTCCAGTGCAACTTCAGGGTCAGCAGCTGGTAGCAATTCGGGCGGAGCAGGCGGGGCCATGTCAGGGATGGGGGCGACCATGGGCAGCCCACGACTGGACGGACATCATCACCACCATCACCACCATCACTCATCTTCTTCTTGGGATGCTCTGCTGGAAGGTCTGCAGGAGATCAAAGCCAGCCAGGTCCACATGGAGGACGCCATCGAGGACATGAAGGCACAACTGCAAAGTGACTACACCTACATGACCCAGTGTTTACAGGAGGAGAGATACAG GTACGAGCGTCTGGAGGAGCAACTGAATGACCTGACGGAACTTCATCAAAACGAGTTGAGCAACCTGAAGCAGGAACTAGCCAGCATGGAGGAGAAGGTTGCTTACCAGTCGTACGAGAGAGCACGAGACATACAG GAGGCAGTAGAGTCCTGTCTCACCCGCATTACCAAACTGGAGttgcagcagcagcagcagcaagtGGTTCAGCTGGAGGGTGTGGAGAACGCAAACGCCCGAGCTCTACTAGGAAAACTCATCAACGTCATTCTGGCCCTGATGGCCGTGCTACTGGTGTTCGTTTCCACCATGGCCAACTTCATCACCCCGCTCATGAAGACCCGTGCCCGTGTCGGAGCCACCCTCGCCCTGGCACTCTTTCTGGTCACTCTGTGGAAACACTGGGATTGGTTGGAGATTCTTCTACTGCCCAGCTGA
- the cdkn1a gene encoding cyclin-dependent kinase inhibitor 1 isoform X1, with protein sequence MTAHRRRAPQFKRMADHRWILRALGNGPTKRNLFGPVDHEQLQVEYSNALQKDLKEASRRWNFDFISEKPLEDGDFQWEFVSGDRVPVPYRSCQMEEQLSGPSAAGKENDPKASEGFSSFPQTLEKTPEKKEAQKRKQTNITDFYQTKKRLVATPRKSGQ encoded by the exons ATGACTGCACACAGGAGAAGAGCACCACAG TTTAAGAGGATGGCGGATCACAGATGGATCCTGCGAGCTCTTGGAAACGGCCCTACGAAGAGGAATCTGTTTGGTCCGGTGGATCACGAGCAGCTTCAGGTGGAGTACAGTAATGCTCTGCAGAAAGACCTGAAAGAAGCGTCGCGCCGCTGGAACTTTGATTTCATCTCAGAGAAGCCGCTGGAGGACGGAGACTTTCAGTGGGAGTTCGTGTCCGGGGACCGAGTGCCCGTCCCGTACCGCTCGTGTCAGATGGAGGAGCAGTTGTCCGGTCCGTCTGCTGCCGGGAAAGAGAACGACCCCAAAGCCTCAGAAGGGTTCAGTTCTTTCCCACAAACCCTGGAAAAAACGCCAGAGAAGAAAGAAGCACAGAagagaaaacaaacaaatattacaG ATTTCTACCAGACGAAGAAGAGACTCGTGGCCACGCCCCGTAAATCAGGACAATAA
- the cdkn1a gene encoding cyclin-dependent kinase inhibitor 1 isoform X2: MADHRWILRALGNGPTKRNLFGPVDHEQLQVEYSNALQKDLKEASRRWNFDFISEKPLEDGDFQWEFVSGDRVPVPYRSCQMEEQLSGPSAAGKENDPKASEGFSSFPQTLEKTPEKKEAQKRKQTNITDFYQTKKRLVATPRKSGQ; this comes from the exons ATGGCGGATCACAGATGGATCCTGCGAGCTCTTGGAAACGGCCCTACGAAGAGGAATCTGTTTGGTCCGGTGGATCACGAGCAGCTTCAGGTGGAGTACAGTAATGCTCTGCAGAAAGACCTGAAAGAAGCGTCGCGCCGCTGGAACTTTGATTTCATCTCAGAGAAGCCGCTGGAGGACGGAGACTTTCAGTGGGAGTTCGTGTCCGGGGACCGAGTGCCCGTCCCGTACCGCTCGTGTCAGATGGAGGAGCAGTTGTCCGGTCCGTCTGCTGCCGGGAAAGAGAACGACCCCAAAGCCTCAGAAGGGTTCAGTTCTTTCCCACAAACCCTGGAAAAAACGCCAGAGAAGAAAGAAGCACAGAagagaaaacaaacaaatattacaG ATTTCTACCAGACGAAGAAGAGACTCGTGGCCACGCCCCGTAAATCAGGACAATAA
- the tmcc2 gene encoding transmembrane and coiled-coil domains protein 2 isoform X4 has translation MLTYLDKSEVSTLGLPPSTSHGGSDGNISVEAGSDGAAGEVQRTRVALEHLQQKILKITEQIRVEQEARDDNVAEYLKLAHNADKQQASRIKQVFEKKNQKSAQTIAHLHKKLEHYHKKLKEIEQNGPARQPKDVLRDMQQGLKDVGANVRAGISGFGGGVVEGVKGGVSALTHTAVVSKPREFASLIRNKFGSADNIAHLKDHLEDGHTEETPRALSGSATLVSSPKYGSDDECSSATSGSAAGSNSGGAGGAMSGMGATMGSPRLDGHHHHHHHHHSSSSWDALLEGLQEIKASQVHMEDAIEDMKAQLQSDYTYMTQCLQEERYRCLSSVTLTHRYERLEEQLNDLTELHQNELSNLKQELASMEEKVAYQSYERARDIQEAVESCLTRITKLELQQQQQQVVQLEGVENANARALLGKLINVILALMAVLLVFVSTMANFITPLMKTRARVGATLALALFLVTLWKHWDWLEILLLPS, from the exons ATGTTAACGTAT CTGGATAAGAGTGAAGTGTCCACGCTGGGCCTGCCGCCCTCCACGAGTCATGGCGGTTCAGACGGGAACATCAGTGTGGAGGCAGGGTCGGACGGGGCGGCCGGCGAGGTCCAGAGAACCCGAGTGGCACTGGAACACCTGCAGCAGAAGATCCTGAAGATCACGGAGCAGATCCGTGTTGAACAGGAGGCACGTGATGATAACGTAGCTGAGTATCTCAAACTGGCCCACAACGCCGACAAACAGCAGGCGTCCCGGATCAAACAAGTGTTTGAGAAGAAGAACCAGAAGTCTGCGCAGACTATTGCACACCTGCACAAAAAACTTGAGCACTACCACAAGAAACTCAAAGAAATCGAGCAG AATGGTCCAGCACGACAGCCCAAAGACGTCTTGCGGGACATGCAACAGGGCCTTAAGGACGTTGGTGCAAACGTACGGGCGGGAATCAGTGGTTTTGGAGGAGGCGTGGTGGAAGGGGTTAAGGGCGGTGTCTCTGCTCTCACGCACACCGCTGTCGTCTCAAAACCACGAGAATTTGCAAGCCTCATCCGCAACAAGTTCGGCAGCGCCGACAACATAGCCCACCTAAAGGACCATCTGGAGGACGGACACACAGAAGAGACGCCCAGAGCTCTGAGCGGCAGCGCCACGCTCGTCTCTAGCCCCAAATACGGCAGCGATGACGAATGCTCCAGTGCAACTTCAGGGTCAGCAGCTGGTAGCAATTCGGGCGGAGCAGGCGGGGCCATGTCAGGGATGGGGGCGACCATGGGCAGCCCACGACTGGACGGACATCATCACCACCATCACCACCATCACTCATCTTCTTCTTGGGATGCTCTGCTGGAAGGTCTGCAGGAGATCAAAGCCAGCCAGGTCCACATGGAGGACGCCATCGAGGACATGAAGGCACAACTGCAAAGTGACTACACCTACATGACCCAGTGTTTACAGGAGGAGAGATACAG GTGTCTCTCTTCTGTCACACTCACACACAGGTACGAGCGTCTGGAGGAGCAACTGAATGACCTGACGGAACTTCATCAAAACGAGTTGAGCAACCTGAAGCAGGAACTAGCCAGCATGGAGGAGAAGGTTGCTTACCAGTCGTACGAGAGAGCACGAGACATACAG GAGGCAGTAGAGTCCTGTCTCACCCGCATTACCAAACTGGAGttgcagcagcagcagcagcaagtGGTTCAGCTGGAGGGTGTGGAGAACGCAAACGCCCGAGCTCTACTAGGAAAACTCATCAACGTCATTCTGGCCCTGATGGCCGTGCTACTGGTGTTCGTTTCCACCATGGCCAACTTCATCACCCCGCTCATGAAGACCCGTGCCCGTGTCGGAGCCACCCTCGCCCTGGCACTCTTTCTGGTCACTCTGTGGAAACACTGGGATTGGTTGGAGATTCTTCTACTGCCCAGCTGA